The following coding sequences lie in one Prochlorococcus marinus XMU1411 genomic window:
- the queC gene encoding 7-cyano-7-deazaguanine synthase QueC, translated as MNLKNKSIVVLLSGGLDSSTVTGIAKKSEAKIFGLSFDYGQRHKKELNSASIIAKHFDIEEFKIIKLDLSLWGGSSLTDTQKSIPIEGVQNNKIPNTYVPGRNTIFISVALSYAEAIDADFIGLGVNALDYSGYPDCRPDYIKKFQELADLANKRGRENNPIKLWTPLLDLNKEEIIKLAFNSHVPLDKTWSCYSGNSKPCGKCDSCRIRNAAYEKWLNNNNKK; from the coding sequence ATGAATCTTAAAAATAAATCGATAGTAGTTTTATTATCTGGAGGTTTAGATTCTTCTACAGTTACTGGTATCGCAAAAAAATCCGAAGCTAAAATTTTTGGCCTCTCATTTGACTATGGTCAACGTCATAAAAAAGAATTAAATTCTGCATCAATAATTGCAAAACACTTTGATATCGAAGAATTTAAAATCATTAAGCTTGACTTATCTTTATGGGGAGGCTCGTCATTAACTGATACTCAAAAAAGTATTCCGATAGAAGGAGTACAAAATAATAAAATTCCTAATACTTATGTCCCTGGGAGAAATACTATATTTATTTCCGTTGCACTAAGTTATGCCGAAGCAATAGATGCTGATTTTATAGGATTAGGAGTTAATGCACTAGATTATTCTGGTTATCCAGATTGCAGACCTGACTACATTAAAAAATTTCAAGAATTAGCAGATTTAGCCAATAAAAGAGGAAGAGAAAATAATCCAATAAAACTTTGGACACCACTATTAGATTTAAATAAAGAGGAAATTATTAAATTAGCTTTTAATAGTCATGTCCCTTTAGATAAAACATGGAGTTGTTATTCGGGCAACTCAAAACCATGCGGTAAGTGTGATAGCTGCAGAATTAGAAATGCCGCTTATGAAAAATGGCTAAATAACAATAATAAAAAATGA
- a CDS encoding aminotransferase class IV — protein sequence MTETLGWHKDQWLDIDRIFIAANNRGLKFADGIFETILIKKNKPILFDEHLKRLEKSSKILNINLKINKLTLRQLIDDGIKKLSLKNDQFASVRINYSRGANEGRKLTIDSTSETKDLDNLWLEFYRIKPNFNPISVCISQREKINEFSLISKCKTFSYNQAIQVLTEANEKSFDDSILLNTSGELCCGSTFNLLIKRNNQWITPRKESGCLEGIMVSKALKLKIVKEELIPPEFQNNDIIVAINSLSCRQINQVNDLILKPKFDPIYFWDLLYS from the coding sequence ATGACTGAAACATTAGGCTGGCACAAGGATCAATGGTTGGATATTGATAGAATATTTATTGCTGCTAATAATAGAGGATTAAAATTTGCTGATGGTATATTTGAAACAATTTTGATTAAAAAAAACAAACCTATCCTTTTTGATGAACATCTGAAACGATTAGAAAAAAGTAGCAAGATTTTAAATATTAATCTCAAAATAAATAAATTAACTTTGAGACAACTTATTGATGATGGAATTAAAAAGTTATCGCTTAAAAATGATCAATTTGCGTCAGTCAGAATAAACTATAGTCGAGGAGCTAATGAAGGTCGAAAACTAACAATTGATAGCACTTCAGAGACAAAAGATTTGGATAATTTATGGCTTGAGTTCTATAGAATAAAACCAAATTTTAATCCGATAAGCGTTTGCATTAGTCAAAGGGAAAAAATAAATGAATTCAGTCTTATAAGTAAATGCAAAACATTTTCATATAATCAGGCAATACAAGTTTTGACAGAAGCTAATGAAAAATCATTTGATGATTCTATCCTTTTGAATACATCAGGAGAACTTTGTTGTGGAAGTACATTTAATCTTCTAATTAAAAGAAATAATCAATGGATAACTCCTAGAAAAGAGAGCGGCTGTTTAGAAGGGATTATGGTTTCTAAAGCTTTAAAATTGAAAATTGTAAAAGAAGAATTAATTCCTCCAGAATTTCAAAATAATGACATAATAGTTGCAATAAATAGCTTATCTTGCAGACAAATTAATCAAGTTAATGATTTAATACTTAAACCTAAATTCGATCCAATTTACTTTTGGGATTTATTATATAGTTGA
- a CDS encoding RpoD/SigA family RNA polymerase sigma factor, giving the protein MGIPLESAKSSSNNKFDEPRLPNTAGKSRKSKSSLTAKQSQKKSGRLASDSIGYYLSSIGRVPLLTPAEEIELAHHVQNMKKLLKIPETDRTQRNLYQIKIGKRARDRMMAANLRLVVSVAKKYQNQGLELLDLVQEGAIGLERAVDKFDPAMGYKFSTYAYWWIRQGMTRAIDNSARTIRLPIHISEKLSKMRRVSRELSHKFGRQPTRLEMATEMGIDQKDLEDLISQSAPCASLDAHARGEEDRSTLGELIPDPNCEEPMEGMDRTIQKEHLGTWLSQLNEREQKIMKLRFGLDGEEPLTLAEIGRQINVSRERVRQLEAKAILKLRVMTTHQKAA; this is encoded by the coding sequence ATGGGGATCCCTCTGGAATCTGCGAAAAGCTCTTCAAATAACAAATTTGATGAGCCAAGATTACCAAACACTGCGGGCAAATCTCGCAAATCGAAATCCAGTCTTACTGCAAAACAAAGCCAAAAAAAATCTGGCAGACTCGCTTCAGATTCTATTGGCTATTACTTAAGTAGCATTGGTAGAGTACCTCTTCTGACTCCAGCAGAGGAAATAGAGTTAGCTCATCATGTTCAAAACATGAAAAAGTTGCTAAAAATTCCTGAAACTGATAGAACTCAACGAAATCTTTATCAAATTAAGATTGGCAAAAGAGCCAGAGATAGAATGATGGCAGCTAATCTAAGGCTTGTTGTCTCTGTTGCAAAAAAATACCAAAACCAAGGGCTTGAATTATTAGATCTTGTCCAGGAAGGAGCTATTGGCCTTGAAAGAGCTGTAGATAAATTTGATCCTGCTATGGGATATAAATTCTCTACTTATGCTTACTGGTGGATAAGGCAAGGAATGACAAGGGCTATTGATAACAGCGCAAGAACAATACGTTTGCCTATACACATAAGTGAAAAATTATCCAAAATGAGGCGAGTATCTCGTGAGTTATCACACAAATTTGGAAGACAACCCACCAGATTAGAAATGGCAACAGAGATGGGAATTGATCAAAAAGATTTAGAAGATTTAATTTCTCAAAGTGCACCTTGCGCTTCTCTCGATGCCCATGCAAGAGGTGAAGAAGACCGAAGCACTTTAGGAGAGCTTATCCCTGATCCAAATTGTGAAGAACCTATGGAAGGTATGGATAGAACTATACAAAAAGAACATTTAGGTACTTGGCTTTCTCAATTAAATGAGAGAGAACAAAAAATCATGAAGCTAAGATTTGGCTTAGATGGTGAAGAACCATTGACACTTGCAGAAATAGGAAGACAAATTAATGTTTCTCGAGAAAGAGTAAGGCAACTAGAAGCTAAAGCAATATTGAAGCTTAGAGTAATGACAACTCATCAAAAAGCAGCTTAA
- the ppk1 gene encoding polyphosphate kinase 1 produces the protein MKSQADVFINRELSWIEFNKRVLLTGMEKDYKILDKVKFCSIFSNNLDEFFMVRVASLKAQVEAGITKKSIDGLTPKEQLTKINKEVKNLSNLQENYINNELNNELKEKGIFLKKYKELSENQRNWCNNYFTSSIFPLLTPLVVDPAHPFPFISNLSLNLAALIRDGEDSKNQFVRVKIPTKNINRFIQIPNEIIQHVDESTYCFISVEDLIGNNINTLFNGMECINYSFFRVTRDADLELKELEADDLLLAVEQSLQKRRLGGDVVRLEVESDMPENILKLLIESISIQKEYIYFCKSFLGLDDLNQLTKINRDDLKENLLIGKTHPKLKNLDLPTNKNLNSIFNILRKENILLHHPYDLFKTSVEEFINKAADDPLVMAIKITLYRVSKDSPIIAALMRAAENGKEVMTLVELKARFDEDNNIQWAKQLEQAGIHVVYGIIGFKTHTKIALIVRKEKGRLRNYFHIGTGNYNSNTSKFYTDLGLLSTDPDIASDLLELFNYLSGFSKQKSYQKLLVSPSSMREKFIFLIKREIKNAKEGKKAEIIAKMNSLVDPEIIKLLYLASDSGVKISLVVRGICCLYPQRKNLSDNIKVKSIIGHFLEHSRIFWFCNNGDNEVFIGSADWMRRNLDRRIEAVTPIEDNELKSKIYSLLQTYIKDDYFSWIMGEDGSYSKYALDSSDNRSQIDLIDK, from the coding sequence ATGAAAAGCCAGGCTGATGTTTTTATTAATAGAGAATTAAGTTGGATTGAATTCAATAAAAGAGTACTACTTACTGGTATGGAAAAGGATTATAAAATCCTGGATAAAGTAAAATTTTGTTCAATTTTTAGTAATAATCTAGATGAATTTTTTATGGTAAGGGTAGCTTCATTAAAAGCTCAAGTTGAAGCAGGTATTACAAAAAAAAGTATTGATGGACTTACCCCTAAAGAGCAATTAACAAAAATAAATAAAGAAGTAAAGAATTTAAGTAACCTACAAGAAAACTATATAAATAATGAATTAAATAATGAACTAAAAGAAAAAGGTATTTTTTTAAAAAAATATAAGGAACTAAGTGAAAATCAAAGAAATTGGTGTAATAACTATTTTACTTCATCTATTTTCCCTTTATTAACCCCATTAGTTGTTGATCCAGCACATCCATTTCCTTTTATAAGTAATTTAAGTCTTAATTTGGCAGCTCTTATAAGGGATGGAGAAGATTCTAAAAATCAGTTTGTAAGAGTAAAAATACCAACAAAAAATATAAATAGATTTATACAAATTCCCAATGAAATCATTCAACATGTTGATGAGAGTACATATTGTTTCATAAGTGTTGAAGATTTAATTGGGAATAATATAAATACTTTATTTAATGGAATGGAATGTATAAATTACTCTTTTTTTAGAGTTACAAGGGATGCAGATTTAGAATTAAAAGAACTTGAAGCTGATGATCTTCTTTTAGCAGTTGAACAAAGTTTGCAAAAAAGAAGATTAGGTGGAGACGTAGTTAGATTAGAAGTTGAATCAGATATGCCAGAAAATATTCTGAAATTACTCATTGAAAGTATCTCAATACAAAAAGAGTATATTTATTTTTGCAAAAGTTTTTTAGGCCTTGATGATTTAAATCAGCTTACAAAAATTAATAGGGATGATTTAAAAGAAAATCTACTTATTGGGAAAACTCATCCGAAATTAAAAAATTTAGATTTACCTACCAATAAAAACCTCAATTCTATTTTTAATATACTTAGAAAAGAAAATATTCTGCTTCATCATCCCTACGACTTATTTAAAACTTCAGTTGAAGAGTTTATAAACAAAGCAGCTGATGATCCACTTGTAATGGCTATAAAAATTACTTTATATCGAGTTTCCAAGGATTCGCCTATCATTGCAGCTTTAATGAGAGCTGCAGAAAATGGTAAAGAAGTAATGACTCTTGTTGAACTAAAAGCAAGATTTGATGAAGATAATAATATTCAATGGGCAAAACAACTGGAACAAGCTGGAATTCATGTTGTATATGGAATCATTGGATTTAAAACACATACAAAAATAGCTTTAATAGTAAGAAAAGAAAAAGGACGATTAAGGAATTATTTCCATATTGGAACGGGAAATTATAACTCTAATACTTCAAAGTTTTATACAGATTTAGGATTACTTTCAACTGATCCAGATATTGCATCAGATTTACTTGAGTTATTTAACTACTTATCAGGTTTTTCTAAACAAAAAAGTTATCAAAAATTATTAGTTTCTCCCTCATCGATGAGAGAAAAGTTTATATTTCTGATAAAGAGAGAAATTAAAAATGCAAAAGAAGGCAAAAAAGCCGAAATAATTGCAAAAATGAATTCTTTAGTAGACCCAGAAATAATTAAACTTCTTTATTTAGCTTCAGACTCAGGTGTAAAAATTAGCCTTGTTGTAAGAGGTATTTGTTGCTTGTATCCCCAAAGAAAAAATTTAAGTGACAATATAAAAGTCAAAAGCATTATTGGCCATTTTCTTGAACACTCAAGAATTTTTTGGTTTTGTAATAACGGTGATAATGAAGTTTTTATTGGGAGTGCAGATTGGATGAGAAGAAATCTTGATAGAAGGATAGAAGCTGTTACTCCAATAGAGGATAATGAATTGAAATCTAAAATATACTCGCTTTTGCAAACCTACATTAAAGATGATTACTTTTCTTGGATAATGGGAGAAGATGGTTCTTATTCGAAATATGCATTAGATTCATCCGATAATCGTTCTCAAATTGACCTCATAGATAAATAA
- a CDS encoding diacylglycerol/polyprenol kinase family protein translates to MIKFAVIFLYLFLIFSVSVVFKKFNDDSKEIVRKIIHIGIGPLIPIAQFLKIDQNSALIFTGIVSIIVLINYTYKLFPTIEDVERKSYGTIFYCLSLFILIWLFWDKDPYALIAGFFVMTFGDGLAGLIGKSFNSKNWIIFKQKKSLFGTLTMFLTSLIVVCSIGYAQQKNVNLNYFAIAFLATFLEQFSVLGIDNFIVPISSALCFNFLLN, encoded by the coding sequence TTGATAAAATTTGCAGTAATTTTTTTATATTTATTTTTAATTTTTTCAGTATCAGTAGTTTTTAAAAAATTTAATGACGATAGCAAAGAAATTGTCAGAAAAATAATACACATTGGAATAGGGCCTTTAATACCAATTGCACAATTTTTAAAAATTGATCAAAATTCTGCTCTAATTTTTACAGGAATTGTTTCAATAATAGTTTTAATCAATTACACCTATAAATTATTCCCAACAATTGAAGATGTTGAAAGAAAAAGTTATGGAACAATCTTTTATTGTCTAAGTTTATTTATTTTAATTTGGCTTTTCTGGGATAAGGATCCATATGCTTTAATTGCTGGATTTTTTGTTATGACTTTTGGGGATGGATTAGCTGGCTTAATAGGCAAAAGCTTTAATTCAAAAAATTGGATTATTTTTAAACAAAAAAAATCATTGTTTGGCACTTTGACAATGTTTTTAACAAGCTTGATAGTAGTTTGCTCAATAGGATATGCCCAGCAAAAAAATGTTAATTTAAATTATTTTGCGATAGCTTTTTTGGCTACTTTTCTCGAACAGTTTAGTGTTTTAGGAATAGATAACTTCATTGTTCCAATTTCTTCAGCATTATGTTTTAATTTTTTACTTAATTAA
- a CDS encoding 7-carboxy-7-deazaguanine synthase QueE has translation MTNFLPLVEQFHSLQGEGYHAGKSAFFVRLAGCKVGCSWCDTKNSWDEKKYPSISIEKIIDRIKIARKKGASFCVITGGEPLQHNLDNFCKAIKKMTMEEEQKPMKIHIETSGVNSISGSYDWITLSPKRHSPPKNYFLKKCNEIKIIINEIEDIEFAIQIKKETLKQYQLSKSEDGLKKEDKIFYLQPAWNNANGFSLAIDFVKNNPDWKLSLQTHKYLKIN, from the coding sequence ATGACAAATTTTTTACCCTTAGTCGAACAATTTCATTCATTACAAGGTGAAGGTTATCACGCTGGAAAAAGTGCTTTTTTTGTACGATTAGCAGGATGTAAAGTTGGATGTTCGTGGTGCGATACCAAAAATTCATGGGACGAGAAAAAATACCCTTCTATATCAATTGAAAAAATAATAGATCGCATAAAAATTGCCAGAAAAAAAGGAGCATCTTTTTGCGTTATTACAGGTGGAGAACCTTTACAACATAACTTGGATAATTTTTGCAAAGCCATAAAAAAAATGACCATGGAAGAAGAACAAAAGCCAATGAAGATTCATATTGAGACAAGTGGAGTTAATTCGATATCAGGAAGCTATGACTGGATTACTTTATCTCCTAAAAGACACTCACCTCCAAAAAATTATTTTTTAAAAAAATGTAATGAAATCAAAATAATCATTAATGAAATAGAAGATATTGAATTTGCTATTCAAATAAAAAAAGAAACTTTAAAACAATATCAACTCTCTAAAAGCGAAGATGGCTTAAAAAAAGAAGATAAAATTTTTTATTTACAGCCAGCATGGAACAATGCGAATGGTTTTTCTCTTGCCATTGATTTCGTAAAAAATAACCCAGATTGGAAATTGAGCCTTCAAACTCACAAATACTTAAAAATTAATTGA
- a CDS encoding anthranilate synthase component I family protein — MKIKKIILEKWMDPALITHHLTKKFGNKGLAWLDSDGKENGEWSIIGIKPKKIIQSRDINNLDRTNNPFNNLKNIEKGFWIGWLSYEAGVYIEPKNPWRKSNMATLWIASYDPIIKCNLIKKEIIIEGTNSSELMNYKNIINNIKNIEEENIVKTNLTFDFSKINLDEMAEKFQKNILKLKKFISLGDIFQANLTTKCEIESSKNYNPLDIYLKIRRKLRAPFGGIIINNDNYKEAVLSTSPERFIKIDNKNFVESRPIKGTRSRDKDLTQDALNAIDLITNEKDRAENIMIVDLIRNDLSKVCETGSIMVPEILKLESFLKVHHLTSVIRGKLKKDKNWIDLLKACWPGGSITGAPKLRSCQRLFELEECERGPYCGSFLKLDWNGEFDSNILIRSFLIKDKKINIYAGCGIVIDSNPEEETDELKWKLLPLIDSLK; from the coding sequence ATGAAAATAAAAAAAATAATTCTAGAGAAATGGATGGATCCAGCACTGATTACCCATCATCTAACAAAAAAATTCGGAAATAAAGGATTAGCTTGGCTAGACAGTGATGGCAAAGAAAATGGGGAATGGTCAATAATAGGAATTAAACCTAAAAAAATAATACAATCAAGAGATATCAATAACTTAGACAGAACTAATAATCCATTTAACAATTTAAAAAATATTGAAAAAGGATTTTGGATCGGATGGTTAAGTTATGAAGCTGGAGTTTACATAGAACCCAAAAACCCATGGCGAAAATCTAATATGGCAACTTTATGGATAGCATCATATGATCCAATCATTAAATGTAATCTAATAAAAAAAGAAATAATTATCGAAGGCACAAACTCATCTGAACTGATGAATTATAAAAACATAATCAACAATATAAAAAATATTGAAGAAGAAAATATTGTTAAAACAAATTTGACTTTTGATTTTTCAAAAATAAATTTGGACGAAATGGCTGAAAAATTTCAGAAAAATATTTTAAAATTGAAAAAATTTATTTCCTTAGGAGATATATTTCAAGCAAACCTAACAACTAAATGCGAAATTGAATCTTCCAAAAACTATAATCCTCTAGATATATATTTAAAAATAAGAAGGAAATTAAGAGCTCCCTTTGGAGGAATAATAATAAATAACGATAATTATAAAGAGGCTGTATTATCTACTTCACCAGAAAGATTTATAAAAATAGATAATAAAAATTTTGTAGAATCACGACCTATTAAAGGAACTAGATCCAGAGATAAAGATTTAACTCAAGACGCACTTAATGCTATCGATTTAATAACTAACGAAAAAGATAGAGCCGAAAATATTATGATTGTTGACCTAATAAGAAATGATTTAAGTAAAGTTTGCGAAACAGGAAGTATTATGGTGCCAGAAATATTAAAACTTGAAAGTTTCTTAAAAGTTCATCATCTAACTTCAGTAATAAGAGGCAAATTAAAAAAAGACAAGAACTGGATTGATTTACTAAAAGCTTGTTGGCCTGGTGGGTCTATAACTGGAGCACCTAAATTAAGATCATGCCAGAGACTTTTTGAATTAGAAGAATGTGAACGCGGACCATACTGTGGCTCATTTTTGAAGCTTGACTGGAATGGAGAGTTTGACAGCAATATACTAATAAGATCATTTTTAATTAAAGACAAAAAAATCAATATATATGCTGGTTGCGGAATAGTGATTGACTCAAACCCTGAAGAGGAAACTGATGAACTAAAGTGGAAACTTTTACCTTTGATTGATTCACTAAAATGA
- the cobA gene encoding uroporphyrinogen-III C-methyltransferase, which produces MPGIVYLVGAGPGDPELLTLKALRLIKNCDALVHDALIPDEITKEAGKNTEIFHVGKRAGKCSVPQAETNDLILKLAKEGKNVVRLKGGDPFVFSRGGEEVSILEKNGISVEIVPGITSGIAAPTYFGIPLTHRDAASSVTFVTGHERVDKEKKTVNWRDLAKSSDSLVIFMGIKNIEFIVEELILGGLDRSTKCAVIQEATLKNQKCLIEKLENLPGKIKDKEFLAPSIIIIGKIVEFKVNNNITKVSDVYLPDINKVQLYNKSQK; this is translated from the coding sequence GTGCCTGGCATTGTTTATTTAGTTGGAGCAGGTCCAGGTGACCCTGAGCTTTTGACTCTTAAAGCTTTGCGCCTAATAAAAAATTGTGATGCATTAGTTCATGATGCTTTAATCCCGGATGAAATAACAAAAGAGGCAGGAAAAAATACAGAAATTTTCCATGTAGGAAAAAGAGCTGGGAAGTGTTCTGTACCTCAGGCAGAAACTAATGATCTTATTTTGAAATTAGCAAAAGAAGGCAAAAATGTTGTAAGGCTTAAAGGGGGAGATCCATTCGTTTTTTCTAGAGGTGGTGAAGAGGTATCGATTTTAGAAAAAAATGGAATTTCAGTTGAAATCGTTCCTGGTATTACTTCTGGGATAGCTGCCCCCACATATTTTGGTATTCCACTAACCCATAGAGATGCTGCGAGTTCCGTAACTTTTGTCACTGGACATGAGCGTGTAGATAAGGAAAAAAAGACAGTGAATTGGAGAGATTTAGCTAAATCATCAGATAGCTTAGTAATTTTTATGGGTATAAAAAATATTGAATTTATTGTGGAAGAATTAATTCTAGGTGGTTTAGATAGGAGTACTAAATGCGCTGTTATTCAAGAAGCTACTTTAAAAAATCAAAAATGTTTGATAGAGAAATTAGAGAATCTTCCAGGTAAAATCAAAGATAAAGAATTTTTAGCTCCATCAATTATCATTATTGGAAAAATTGTTGAATTTAAGGTTAATAACAATATAACTAAAGTATCTGATGTCTATTTACCAGATATTAATAAAGTTCAACTATATAATAAATCCCAAAAGTAA
- a CDS encoding MFS transporter, whose product MKESLLKPNKKFTLLSAFITLLNDRLSESILLPILPSFVLLFDSKASTYGLLSCTYQLAQFTASPFIGLMSDRYGRRPVTLFCITGSIIGISILSFTVLFNWSNSIATIPLFLLFLARLIDGLSGGTAATATTILADVSSPEKRAKTFGLIGVAFGLSFFLGNIFVVIFAKNTNNNFIIPVLIASIIPIINFLLVFFYLPETKPKSDTNKPKTIVKNPLKELFTVFKEEKIKKLSLAFFIYFIAFTGLTNILIFFLQESLNWTTKASSGTLVVVGIIAIIVQGGLIGPLVKQFGEMRLTLIGSGFILVACSLLITAPKENATINIYSAVSFLAVGAGLITPTLRALISKKLDVDKQGSILSNLQGLQSLGGVLGIAMAGRVYDSFGPKSPFIAGSIILLFMIYLIAEGKSKNSFNNQK is encoded by the coding sequence GTGAAAGAAAGTTTATTAAAACCAAATAAAAAATTTACTCTCCTTAGTGCATTTATCACCCTTCTAAATGATCGTTTAAGTGAAAGTATACTGTTACCCATATTACCCTCTTTTGTTTTACTTTTTGACTCTAAAGCAAGTACATATGGTTTATTGTCATGCACTTACCAACTTGCACAATTTACAGCTTCTCCTTTTATAGGACTTATGAGTGATAGATATGGAAGAAGACCTGTCACTCTTTTTTGTATTACAGGCTCAATAATTGGAATATCCATATTATCTTTTACTGTTCTTTTTAATTGGTCAAATTCAATAGCCACTATCCCATTATTCTTATTATTCTTAGCAAGACTAATTGACGGCTTAAGTGGAGGAACTGCAGCCACTGCAACAACTATTCTTGCAGATGTTTCAAGTCCTGAAAAAAGAGCAAAAACATTTGGTCTTATTGGTGTAGCTTTTGGTTTAAGTTTTTTCTTAGGTAATATTTTCGTTGTAATATTTGCAAAAAATACAAATAATAACTTTATTATCCCAGTTTTAATAGCATCAATTATTCCAATAATAAATTTTCTTCTAGTTTTCTTTTACTTGCCAGAAACAAAACCTAAGAGTGACACTAATAAACCAAAAACTATTGTTAAAAACCCTTTGAAAGAACTTTTTACAGTTTTCAAAGAAGAAAAAATTAAAAAGTTATCATTAGCTTTTTTTATTTACTTTATTGCTTTTACTGGATTGACAAATATCCTTATATTTTTCCTTCAAGAATCTTTAAACTGGACGACCAAAGCATCAAGTGGAACTCTTGTTGTAGTAGGAATCATTGCAATTATCGTTCAGGGAGGTCTAATTGGGCCTTTGGTAAAGCAATTTGGCGAAATGAGATTAACACTTATCGGATCAGGCTTCATTCTTGTGGCATGTTCTCTTTTAATAACTGCTCCAAAAGAAAATGCGACAATTAATATTTATTCAGCTGTTTCATTTTTAGCCGTTGGGGCAGGGTTAATTACGCCTACCTTAAGAGCACTAATATCAAAGAAATTAGACGTTGATAAACAAGGATCAATTTTAAGTAATCTTCAAGGTCTACAGAGTCTTGGAGGAGTTTTAGGAATTGCAATGGCAGGAAGGGTTTATGATAGTTTTGGTCCTAAATCACCTTTTATAGCTGGTTCCATTATCTTACTTTTCATGATATACCTTATTGCAGAGGGTAAAAGTAAGAATTCTTTTAACAATCAAAAATAA
- a CDS encoding 3-deoxy-7-phosphoheptulonate synthase — protein sequence METSSNNSALEKTSDLHVVETRPLIPPSRLHNDIPLDHASANTVSKTRRSIQNILHHNDQKLLVIVGPCSIHDLEAAKEYSKYIQNFREIYKDKLEIIMRVYFEKPRTTIGWKGLINDPHLDDSYDINTGLRRARSLLSYLATRGIPSATELLDPIVPQYIADLISWTAIGARTTESQTHREMASGLSMPIGFKNGTDGSFTTAINAMQSASKSHHFLGVNENGMASIVNTTGNPDGHIVLRGGSKGPNFESQHVQRISAELKQCNLPHKVMIDCSHGNSNKDFRIQSEVLKNIASQISNGEKNILGVMLESHLKEGNQKLLKKDDLEFGRSITDACIDIETTKELLAILYKSVN from the coding sequence ATGGAGACATCATCAAATAATTCAGCTTTAGAAAAGACATCAGATTTACACGTTGTTGAAACACGTCCATTAATACCTCCAAGCAGATTACATAATGATATACCTTTAGATCACGCCTCTGCCAATACAGTATCTAAAACAAGAAGATCGATACAAAATATTTTGCATCATAATGATCAAAAGCTTTTAGTCATTGTTGGTCCATGTTCAATTCATGATCTAGAGGCGGCGAAGGAATATTCAAAATATATTCAAAACTTCCGAGAAATTTATAAAGATAAATTAGAAATAATAATGAGAGTATATTTTGAGAAGCCAAGAACAACTATTGGCTGGAAGGGATTAATAAACGATCCTCATCTAGATGATTCTTATGATATTAATACTGGTTTAAGAAGGGCAAGAAGTTTGCTTTCATATCTAGCAACTCGTGGCATACCTTCTGCTACAGAATTACTAGATCCAATTGTTCCTCAATACATTGCTGATTTAATAAGTTGGACAGCTATAGGTGCGAGGACTACTGAAAGTCAAACTCATAGGGAAATGGCATCAGGATTATCTATGCCTATTGGTTTTAAAAATGGAACAGATGGTTCTTTTACTACTGCAATAAATGCAATGCAGTCAGCTTCAAAATCCCATCATTTCCTAGGTGTAAATGAAAATGGAATGGCTTCTATTGTTAATACTACAGGAAATCCAGATGGACATATAGTTTTAAGAGGAGGCTCAAAAGGTCCAAATTTCGAAAGTCAACATGTTCAAAGAATTTCAGCTGAATTAAAGCAATGTAATCTTCCACATAAAGTGATGATTGATTGTAGTCATGGAAATTCCAACAAAGATTTCCGAATACAGTCTGAAGTACTAAAAAATATAGCTTCACAAATAAGTAATGGAGAAAAAAATATTTTAGGAGTTATGCTTGAAAGTCATTTGAAGGAAGGTAATCAAAAACTTTTAAAAAAAGACGATCTTGAGTTTGGAAGAAGTATTACAGATGCATGTATCGATATAGAAACAACAAAAGAACTACTAGCTATTTTGTATAAATCAGTTAATTAA